A window of Hippoglossus stenolepis isolate QCI-W04-F060 chromosome 16, HSTE1.2, whole genome shotgun sequence contains these coding sequences:
- the itgb3a gene encoding integrin beta-3a, with product MSALLRYSSAMGTLTLRPLLLLLLLSSAAGVFSSNVCTSRGVTTCQQCLAVHPSCAWCYQESFGVGGSTVSRCDTVDNLVDGGCVRSHLEFPSSKLHIQKDLPLSSKASGTADVTQIQPQKLHIVLRPGDSKRFTVSVKQVEDYPVDLYYLMDLSFSMKDDLARLRTLGNELAETMGKATSKLRMGFGAFVDKTISPYMYTYPPEAVVNPCYGISQTCQAQFGFKHVLALTETVARFTEEVEKQQVSRNRDAPEGGFDAIIQAMVCKDKIGWRPDASHLLVFTTDAVTHTALDGRIAGIVQPNDGQCHLDNDNNYNLSTVLDYPSLALMNEKMAENNINLIFAVTNVVQPLYKEYSKLIPGTTVGTLSDDSGNVINLIQEAYAKIRSRVQLDVVGAPEELQLTFNATCLNGEVTVGLKSCSGLNIGDTVTFSVEAKVQGCPKEKSSTFTIKPLGFKDALEVTVDIACGCKCEADAEANSQLCSNGNGTYECGVCQCHPGRLGPFCECSVEDYSPSDDANCIPKPGSPVCNGRGDCLCGQCSCHANEFGQVWGKYCECDDFNCLRSKGALCSDHGKCSCGYCQCDAGWKGENCNCSTIIDTCMSNIGLLCTGRGHCECGVCQCTQPGAYGATCEKCPTCPDSCTIKKECVECQHFKRGQYTEDNSCSKICKDEIKVVDKLVLHDTNAVNCSYKDENDCVEHFQYYEDESGKSILFVVKEPECPEGPNILIVLPLVVGAILLLGMVGLLIWKLLVTIHDRKEFARFEEERAKAKWDTGNNPLYKGATSTFTNVAYRGT from the exons ATGTCGGCTCTGCTCCGTTACTCCTCAGCCATGGGAACTTTGACTCTCcgtccactgctgctgcttctcctgctctcATCCGCGGCGGGGGTTTTCA GCTCCAACGTCTGCACATCACGAGGAGTCACCACTTGTCAGCAGTGCTTGGCTGTTCACCCCAGCTGTGCATGGTGCTACCAGGAG tcTTTTGGAGTGGGAGGATCCACTGTGTCCCGCTGCGACACAGTGGACAATCTGGTGGATGGAGGTTGCGTTAGATCACATCTGGAGTTTCCCTCCAGCAAACTCCATATTCAGAAGGATCTTCCGCTCAGCAGCAAGGCCTCTGGTACAGCTGATGTCACTCAGATACAACCGCAGAAACTTCACATTGTACTAAGACCAG GCGATTCCAAGCGTTTCACTGTGTCAGTGAAACAGGTGGAGGATTACCCAGTGGACCTCTACTATCTTATGGATCTTTCGTTTTCAATGAAGGATGACTTGGCCCGCCTTCGCACGTTGGGCAATGAGCTCGCCGAGACGATGGGAAAGGCCACAAGCAAACTACGCATGGGTTTCGGAGCCTTTGTGGACAAAACCATTTCCCCTTACATGTACACTTATCCTCCGGAGGCGGTTGTAAACCCTTGCTATGG AATTAGTCAAACATGCCAGGCTCAGTTCGGGTTCAAGCATGTGCTGGCACTGACCGAGACGGTGGCACGCTTcactgaggaggtggagaagcagCAGGTGTCTAGAAATAGAGATGCTCCAGAGGGTGGATTTGATGCCATCATTCAGGCCATGGTGTGCAAg GATAAAATCGGCTGGCGTCCGGATGCCTCACACCTACTGGTTTTCACCACAGATGCCGTAACTCACACTGCACTGGACGGGCGTATAGCTGGCATAGTCCAGCCCAACGATGGACAGTGTCATCTTGATAATGACAACAATTATAACCTATCTACTGTGCTG GACTATCCCTCCTTGGCGCTCATGAATGAGAAAATGgctgaaaacaacatcaattTAATATTTGCTGTAACCAACGTGGTGCAGCCACTCTACAAG GAGTACAGTAAGCTCATCCCAGGCACAACAGTGGGAACTCTATCCGACGACTCTGGGAATGTTATTAATCTCATTCAGGAGGCTTATGCG AAAATTCGCTCTAGAGTGCAGCTGGACGTGGTGGGAGCCCCAGAGGAGTTGCAACTCACCTTCAATGCCACTTGCCTCAATGGAGAGGTCACCGTCGGACTCAAGTCCTGTTCTGGCCTCAACATTGGAGACACA GTGACATTCAGCGTGGAGGCTAAGGTGCAGGGCTGCCCAAAGGAGAAGAGCAGCACTTTTACCATCAAACCCCTCGGCTTCAAGGATGCCCTGGAGGTCACGGTGGATATCGCTTGCGGTTGCAAATGTGAGGCAGATGCAGAAGCCAACAGCCAACTTTGCAGCAACGGTAACGGCACCTACGAGTGTGGTGTGTGCCAGTGTCACCCGGGTCGTCTGGGCCCTTTCTGTGAGTGCTCGGTGGAGGACTACAGTCCGTCTGACGATGCTAACTGCATCCCAAAGCCGGGCAGCCCAGTCTGCAATGGGAGAGGCGACTGCTTGTGCGGACAGTGCTCCTGCCACGCAAATGAGTTTGGCCAGGTGTGGGGGAAGTACTGCGAGTGTGACGACTTCAACTGCTTGCGCTCTAAAGGGGCACTTTGCTCCG ATCATGGGAAGTGTAGCTGTGGCTACTGCCAGTGTGACGCCGGCTGGAAAGGAGAAAACTGTAACTGCAGCACAATCATAGACACCTGCATGTCCAACATTGGTCTGCTGTGCACGGGCCGGGGGCACTGTGAGTGTGGGGTCTGTCAGTGCACTCAGCCCGGTGCCTACGGAGCAACCTGTGAGAAGTGCCCCACCTGTCCGGATTCCTGCACTATAAAGAA AGAGTGTGTTGAGTGTCAGCACTTCAAGAGAGGACAGTACACCGAAGACAACAGCTGCAGCAAGATCTGCAAAGATGAAATCAAAGTAGTGGATAAACTGG TTCTCCATGACACAAATGCAGTGAATTGCTCATACAAAGACGAAAATGACTGCGTGGAGCACTTCCAGTATTACGAAGATGAAAGTGGCAAATCCATTCTGTTTGTGGTGAAAGAGCCAG AGTGCCCCGAGGGCCCGAACATCCTGATTGTGCTCCCGTTGGTGGTCGGAGCCATTCTGCTACTGGGCATGGTTGGCCTCCTCATCTGGAAGCTGCTGGTCACCATCCACGATCGCAAAGAGTTTGCCAGGtttgaggaggagagagccaAAGCCAAATGGGATACG GGTAACAATCCTCTGTATAAGGGAgccacctccaccttcaccaACGTAGCGTACCGAGGCACCTGA
- the mettl2a gene encoding tRNA N(3)-methylcytidine methyltransferase METTL2 — MAAPHAVVAVEAGSGEPGLVLKDSSTGDVRRPQFGTRLLTDPRQVFQHNAWDNVEWSEEQEEAAKNKVLENSQPLPQQKQEEYEGRANEYWNDFYTIHENRFFKDRHWLFTEFPELAPKCGLLNPESHPEDSGTDGVQQDRLDQERSREVEDGDFPGSSATHRILEVGCGVGNTCFPILKTNNDPGLFVYCCDFSSTAVELVKTNPEYDPERCFAFVHDLSDVEANYPVPDGTLDVIVLIFVLSALHPDKMQASISRLARLLRPGGVMLLRDYGRYDMAQLRFKKGRCLSENFYVRGDGTRVYFFTQDELHELFAEAGLEKVQNLVDRRLQVNRGKQLTMYRVWIQCKYRRARVQPAENQD, encoded by the exons ATGGCGGCGCCCCATGCCGTGGTCGCGGTGGAGGCAGGCAGCGGTGAACCGGGGCTGGTTCTGAAGGACTCATCCACCGGGGACGTGAGGAGGCCTCAGTTCGGGACTCGGCTGCTCACGGACCCGCGGCAGGTGTTCCAGCACAACGCGTG GGACAACGTGGAGTGGAGCGAGGAACAAGAAGAAGCTGCTAAGAATAAAGTCTTGGAAAACAGTCAGCCTCTACCTCAGCAGAAACAAG AGGAATACGAAGGCCGGGCCAATGAGTACTGGAACGATTTCTACACAATCCACGAGAATCGGTTCTTCAAAGACCGACACTGGCTCTTCACGGAGTTCCCAGAGTTGGCCCCGAAGTGTGGCCTCCTGAACCCCGAATCCCATCCTGAAGACTCCGGCACAGATGGCGTCCAGCAGGACCGTCTGGATCAAGAGCGAAGCAGAGAGGTCGAAGACGGTGACTTTCCTGGCTCCTCTGCCACACATCGCATTCTGGAG GTTGGCTGCGGTGTAGGAAACACGTGTTTTCCGATACTGAAAACCAACAA TGACCCGGGCCTCTTTGTTTACTGCTGTGATTTCTCCAGCACTGCTGTGGAGTTGGTGAAG ACTAATCCAGAGTACGACCCTGAGCGCTGCTTCGCCTTTGTTCATGACTTGAGTGACGTGGAAGCCAATTACCCCGTCCCCGATGGAACCCTTGATGTTATAGTGCTAATCTTTGTACTATCAGCATTGCATCCTGACAA GATGCAGGCATCCATCAGTAGATTGGCGCGGCTCCTTAGGCCTGGGGGAGTGATGCTGCTCAGGGACTATGGACGCTACGACATGGCACAGCTCCGCTTCAAGAAAG GAAGGTGTCTGTCAGAAAACTTCTATGTCCGAGGTGATGGAACAAGAGTATATTTCTTTACTCAAg ATGAGCTTCATGAGCTGTTCGCTGAGGCAGGACTTGAGAAAGTGCAGAACCTTGTAGACCGAAGGCTCCAGGTGAACCGAGGGAAGCAGCTCACCATGTACAGGGTGTGGATCCAGTGCAAGTACCGCAGGGCTCGAGTTCAGCCGGCTGAGAACCAGGACTGA
- the tlk2 gene encoding serine/threonine-protein kinase tousled-like 2 — translation MMEELHSLDPRRQELLEARFTGVGVAKGSGQNQNESSNQSLCSVGSLSDKELETPEKKANDQRVRKRKADHFDGSQGKAGARGHKISDYFEFAGGSGPGTSPARGIPPVVRSSPQHSLSNPPVTVQQGSPSSIGSANTEHSTCSLKPAPLHMLHKATQSDLTIEKLTAMENNKNSDLEKKEGRIDDLLRANCDLRRQIDEQQRMLERYKERLNKCVTMSKKLLIEKSKQEKMACRDKSMQDRLRLGHFTTVRHGASFTEQWTDGYAFQNLIKQQERINTQREDIERQRKLLAKRKPPSMAQTPPPSLEQNKRKSKTNGTESEALSQAEYHEQEEIFKLRLGHLKKEEAEIQAELERLERVRNLHIRELKRIHNEDNSQFKDHPTLNDRYLLLHLLGRGGFSEVYKAFDLTEQRYVAVKIHQLNKNWRDEKKENYHKHACREYRIHKELDHPRIVKLYDYFSLDTDSFCTVLEYCEGNDLDFYLKQHKLMSEKEGRSIIMQIVNALKYLNEIRPPIIHYDLKPGNILLVNGTACGEIKITDFGLSKIMDDDSYNSVDGMELTSQGAGTYWYLPPECFVVGKEPPKISNKVDVWSVGVIFYQCLYGRKPFGHNQSQQDILQENTILKATDVQFPPKPVVTPEAKAFVRRCLVYRKEDRIDVHQLASDPFLMPHIRKSVASSGTSGTAVASTSSSSNSSASN, via the exons ATGATGGAAGAACTGCATAGCCTGGACCCCCGACggcaggagctgctggaggctcGCTTCACTGGTGTTGGTGTGGCTAAG GGCTCAGGTCAGAATCAAAACGAGTCCTCCAATCAGAGTTTATGCAGTGTGGGCTCGCTTAGTGATAAAGAGCTAGAG ACGCCTGAGAAAAAGGCGAATGACCAGAGAGTGCGAAAACGGAAAGCAGACCACTTCGACGGCAGCCAGG GCAAAGCCGGAGCAAGGGGGCATAAAATTAGTGATTATTTTGAG TTTGCGGGAGGTAGCGGTCCTGGTACCAGCCCTGCCAGGGGAATTCCACCAGTGGTCCGCTCTTCCCCACAACACTCCCTATCCAACCCCCCTGTCACG GTGCAGCAAGGAAGCCCCTCTTCCATCGGCTCGGCCAACACAGAGCACTCGACGTGTTCGCTGAAGCCCGCTCCTCTTCACATGCTCCACAAAGCCACCCAG TCTGACCTTACCATAGAGAAACTAACCGCAATGGAGAACAACAAGAACTCTGAcctggagaagaaggagggCCGAATAGACGATTTGCTCCGG GCAAACTGTGATCTGAGGCGGCAGATTGATGAACAGCAGAGGATGCTGGAGAGATACAAGGAACGCTTAAACAAGTGTGTGACCATGTCCAAGAAGCTGCTGATTGAAAAA TCGAAACAGGAGAAGATGGCATGCAGGGACAAAAGCATGCAGGACAGACTTCGACTGGGTCACTTCACCACAGTGAGACATGGAGCATCTTTCACAGAGCAGTGGACGGATGGATACGCCTTCCAGAACCTTATCAA ACAACAAGAAAGGATTAACACCCAGCGAGAGGACATTGAAAGGCAGAGGAAGCTACTGGCCAAACGCAAGCCTCCCTCCATGGCCCAGACTCCACCCCCGAGCTTGGAGCAAAACAAACGCAAAAGCAAGACCAACGGAACAGAAAGTGAAGC GTTATCGCAGGCAGAGTACCACGAACAAGAGGAAATCTTCAAGCTAAGACTAGGGCATCTTAAGAAG gaggaggcggagatCCAGGCGGAGCTAGAGAGGTTGGAGCGAGTGCGGAATCTGCACATTCGTGAACTGAAAAGGATCCACAATGAGGATAATTCCCA ATTCAAAGATCACCCCACGCTAAATGACCGTTACCTGCTTCTCCATTTACTTGGACGAGGAGGTTTCAGTGAAGTTTACAAG GCCTTTGACCTAACGGAGCAAAGGTATGTTGCGGTCAAAATTCACCAGTTAAACAAGAACTGGAGGGATGAGAAGAAGGAAAATTATCACAA ACATGCATGCAGAGAATATAGAATCCATAAAGAGCTGGACCATCCACGAATAGTTAAACTCTACGACTACTTTTCGCTCGACACTGACTC GTTCTGCACCGTCTTGGAGTACTGCGAGGGCAACGACTTGGACTTCTACCTGAAGCAGCACAAGCTCATGTCCGAGAAAGAGGGCCGCTCCATCATTATGCAGATTGTCAATGCCCTCAAGTACCTCAATGAGATCAGACCGCCCATTATCCACTATGACCTTAAACCTG GCAACATCCTCCTGGTGAATGGCACTGCATGTGGTGAGATCAAGATCACAGATTTTGGCCTGTCAAAGATAATGGATGACGACAGCTACAACTCGGTAGACGGGATGGAGCTGACGTCACAGGGAGCAGGGACCTACTG GTACCTGCCCCCTGAGTGCTTTGTGGTTGGGAAGGAACCACCCAAAATCTCCAACAAGGTGGATGTGTGGTCTGTGGGAGTCATTTTCTACCAGTGTTTGTATGGCCGAAAG CCATTCGGTCACAACCAGTCCCAGCAGGacatcctgcaggagaacaccATACTGAAGGCAACAGATGTGCAGTTTCCTCCTAAACCAGTAGTCACACCTGAAGCTAAG GCCTTTGTAAGGCGCTGTTTAGTGTACCGTAAGGAGGATCGCATCGATGTGCACCAGCTGGCCAGTGACCCCTTCCTCATGCCCCACATCCGCAAGTCGGTGGCCTCGTCGGGCACTTCGGGCACGGCCGTGGCCTCCACATCCAGCTCCTCCAACAGCAGCGCCTCAAACTGA